In Canis lupus dingo isolate Sandy chromosome 12, ASM325472v2, whole genome shotgun sequence, the following proteins share a genomic window:
- the LOC112641338 gene encoding steroid 21-hydroxylase isoform X3 has translation MEPLVEQLTQEFCERMRAQAGTPVAIQKEFSLLTCAIICHLTFGDKEDTLVHTFHDCVQDLMRTWEHWSIQMLDIIPFLRFFPNPGLWRLKRALENRDHIVEKQLRQHKESMVAGQWRDMTDYMLQRVGRLRAEEGCGQLLEGHVHMSVVDLFIGGTETTATTLSWAVAFLLHHPEIQQRLQEELDRELGPGASGSRIPYRDPTRLPLLSATVAEVLRLRPVVPLALPHCTTRPSSISGYDIPEGMVVIPNLQGAHLDETVWERPQEFRPDRFLVPGASPRVLAFGCGARVCLGEPLARLELLVVLAQLLRAFTLMPAAGTLPSLRPRARCGVNLSMQPFQVQLQPRGAGVLGRGQHP, from the exons ATGGAGCCGCTGGTGGAGCAGCTGACCCAGGAGTTCTGTGAG CGCATGAGAGCCCAGGCTGGCACCCCTGTGGCCATCCAGAAGGAATTCTCTTTGCTCACCTGCGCCATCATCTGTCACCTCACCTTCGGAGACAAG GAGGACACCTTAGTACATACCTTTCATGACTGTGTTCAAGACCTGATGAGAACCTGGGAGCACTGGTCCATCCAAATGTTGGACATCATTCCCTTTCTCAGG TTTTTTCCCAACCCAGGCCTCTGGAGGCTGAAGCGAGCCTTGGAGAACCGGGACCACATCGTAGAGAAGCAGCTGAGGCAGCACAAG gAGAGCATGGTGGCAGGCCAGTGGAGGGACATGACCGACTACATGCTCCAGAGGGTGGGGAGGCTGAGAGCAGAAGAGGGCTGTGGACAGCTCCTCGAAGGACACGTGCACATGTCCGTGGTGGACCTTTTCATTGGCGGCACCGAGACCACGGCCACCACCCTCTCCTGGGCCGTGGCGTTCTTGCTTCACCACCCTGAG ATTCAGCAGCGACTGCAGGAAGAGCTGGATCGGGAGCTGGGTCCTGGAGCTTCAGGCTCCCGAATCCCGTACAGAGACCCCACACGCCTGCCCCTGCTCAGCGCCACCGTTGCCGAGGTGCTGCGCCTGCGGCCCGTCGTGCCCCTGGCCCTGCCGCACTGCACCACGCGGCCCAGCAG TATCTCGGGCTACGACATCCCCGAGGGCATGGTTGTCATCCCCAACCTGCAAGGCGCCCACTTAGACGAGACGGTCTGGGAGCGGCCACAGGAGTTCCGGCCCG ATCGCTTCCTGGTCCCCGGCGCCAGCCCCAGAGTGCTGGCCTTCGGCTGCGGGGCGCGTGTGTGCCTGGGGGAGCCGCTGGCACGCCTTGAGCTCCTGGTGGTGCTGGCGCAGCTGCTCCGGGCCTTCACGCTGATGCCCGCTGCGGGCACCCTGCCCTCTCTGCGACCCCGGGCCCGCTGCGGCGTCAACCTCAGTATGCAGCCTTTCCAGGTGCAGCTGCAGCCCCGGGGGGCAGGAGTCCTGGGACGTGGCCAGCACCCATGA